One Fusarium musae strain F31 chromosome 6, whole genome shotgun sequence DNA segment encodes these proteins:
- a CDS encoding hypothetical protein (EggNog:ENOG41~antiSMASH:Cluster_6.5) — MSFLITQPSPGLSLGSFIAAHFLCTATLGFTTKDQSWIRRAASILIFLLTFIGDRTASAVSDNASIRCLLVTFSWVQAFNGNSLLRLSKAEYKTLKEEGQQNTTPKSVFVGNDASGNGSFISRLTWALAMQWNLRRIKTSRPARNTPPFSSKDPSYIPSRGRFLLTRVGVIVASIAYMSIIGLQPEPARDSLSSNKVRFFSRLSDVRPYELLQRAISTVTWLSGIGTTSEICYNVIAVVLVGSGLSEPVMWPSWFGSFTEAYSVRRWWG; from the coding sequence ATGTCTTTTCTCATAACTCAACCCTCGCCCGGCCTCTCACTTGGCTCTTTTATAGCCGCTCACTTCCTATGTACTGCTACCCTGGGCTTCACGACCAAGGATCAATCTTGGATCCGTCGAGCTGCCTCTATCTTGATATTTCTATTGACGTTTATTGGTGATCGCACCGCTTCTGCCGTATCGGATAACGCGAGTATTCGATGCCTTCTCGTAACATTCTCTTGGGTTCAGGCATTCAATGGCAACTCATTGCTCCGTCTGTCAAAGGCCGAGTACAAGACCCTGAAAGAGGAGGGACAGCAAAATACCACACCCAAGTCCGTTTTCGTCGGCAATGATGCTTCTGGCAATGGCTCATTCATTAGCCGTCTCACATGGGCTCTCGCCATGCAGTGGAATCTGCGCCGCATCAAGACATCCAGACCAGCCCGAAACACACCCCCATTCTCCTCCAAAGATCCAAGTTATATTCCATCACGGGGTCGGTTTTTATTGACCCGCGTTGGTGTCATCGTCGCCTCCATTGCCTATATGTCCATTATAGGTCTCCAGCCCGAGCCAGCTCGCGACTCTCTTTCCAGTAACAAAGTTAGATTCTTCTCGCGGTTGAGCGATGTGAGACCATACGAACTTCTTCAAAGAGCCATTTCAACTGTCACATGGCTCTCTGGAATCGGAACTACTAGCGAGATCTGCTACAACGTAATCGCTGTCGTGTTAGTGGGCTCGGGTCTGAGTGAACCTGTCATGTGGCCTTCTTGGTTTGGCTCCTTTACAGAGGCTTATAGTGTGCGCCGGTGGTGGGGGTAA